AGCCTGCTCATTAATCTTCTTTGCCTTTTCGGGAACGCTAGCAATCAAAGCAGAACGCAAAGATTCTTCTGACAGGGGAAATCCCTTGAGCGCTGATACGGCACCTATCAACACGGAATTCACTGTCAATTTACTCCCTGCTTTTTCCGCCAATCGGGTGGCTTCTAAAGGTAGGACGCTAAAACCAGCATCTCGCATGGCCGTGATGAGTTTCTCCACCTCGGGATAAGATTCACTTCCTGCCGTAACGGTTATAGGGATTATTTTTTGCACATCGGTGACGATCATCGTGTTCTCATTTGCATATTGCAAAGCTCGATAAGTCTCTACTGGCTCGAAACCAAGTATAAGATCTGCACCTGCTTTGGGTATAAGGGGGGATATTGTTCCTCTTCCGAATCGGACCACTGCGCTAACTGAGCCTCCGCGTTGTGCCATGCCATGGACTTCAGACATCGCCACCTCATGACCCTCGCTCATGGCCGCTTCTCCAAATACTCGTGAGGCGAGCAGGACTCCCTGTCCACCCACTCCGACTATCAAGATGTTAAATGTCATTTACTCACCTCAATTGCTCTCTTCGGGCATACCTGAGCGCAGCACCCGCATCCTATGCACAATTCTGAGATAATGCTAACATCTATGCCATCCCAGGATAGAGCTGGACAGGTGAACTTTGTGAAACATGTGCGGCACCTGACACACTTCGATTTATCGATGATGAAAGCTTTCCGTTCTAACTTTCCCCTACGCATCAATGCTAGAGGGCAGGGGCGACGTGAAATTATGGCTGAGAATTCATCAGTATCTAAAGCGGTCTTGATGGCCTGAATTGTAGCGGATAAATCATAAGGATCGACTGTACCTATATTATGCACTCCCAGACCCTTCAACATCATTTCTATGTCCACGGGCGTGGTGGGGCTTGGCGAAGATCTTCCCGTTCCCGGATGCGGTTGATGCCCCGTCATTGCTGTCGTGCCATTGTCAAGCACCACTAATAAGAAATGATGTTTATTGAAAACAGCGTTTATAATACCTGGAATGCCAGAATGGAAAAGGGTGGAGTCCCCAATGAACGCGATTACTTTCTGATCTGTTGACTCTGCAAATCCGCCCGCTGCCCCCACACTCGAGCCCATGCACAACAGAAAATCTGCGGAGTTTAGGGGTGGGTTGAGCCCAAGTGTGTAACAACCAATGTCAGTGGAAAATATAGCTTCCCTGCCATTTAAAGCCTTTTTTACTGCATAGAAAGTTGCACGATGCGGGCAGCCAGCGCAAAGGACAGGAGGTCGAGTAGGTAATGGTATTGATTCAAATTTAGGTGTTTTTTTCATATTTTTAACTGAGATTTGTTCCCTAAGAGCCAAGACCGTATCAGGAGTATACTCAAAAGCCATGGGAAGATGCCCAGATAGCTTTCCTAACACTTGAGTTTGACACCCTTCTTCTCGGGCCATGCGCTGCACGTGCTCTTCCACCAAAGGAGCCAATTCCTCAAATACAATAACACGGTCGAATCTTCGAAGGAATTTTTTGACTTTATATTCGGGCAACGGCCAAGTGAAGCCCAATTTAAGGATGCAGGCATCCTCGATGAATTCTTTGGCATATGTATAGGCTACACCTGAAGCAATAATGCCTACGCTACCGTCTCCAATTTCAAAATTCAATGGTGACTCTTCAGAAATGGCCAAAGCCGACTTCATACATTCCAATTGCCTGATGCGACCTTTTCTAGCCACCGCGGGAACTGGCACGAAACGAAAAGGATCCTTTTCAAAATGCCCCTTCCTGGAAATATTTGGCAATGCCCTTAATTCGACTATACCACGCGCATGATTAACCCTGGTAGAGGTGCGAAGTAATACTGGTGTTTCCAATTTCTCTGATATTTCAAATCCTACATGAACCATTTCTTTTGCCTCGGCAGGTGTTGCAGGCTCAATCATTGGCACACCAGCAAGGCGGGCGTAGAATCTACTATCTTGTTCATTTTGGCTAGAATGCATAGATGGATCGTCAGCGCTAAGAACTACCATACCTTTGCGGACTCCGACATAACCCAACGACATGAAAGGGTCGCTCGCTACGTTTAGACCAACATGTTTGAAGAAGACGAACGAACGCAATCCGGAAACTGCGGCGGCGGCTCCGACTTCTAATGCCACCTTTTCGTTTATAGAATACTCAAAATACATGCCAGTATGTTTGGACATGGACTCGAGATAGCCTCCTATTTCTGAAGAGGGTGTACCTGGATAAGTAGCTGCCACCGCAACTCCTGCCTCAAGGCAAGCGCGTGCAATTGCCTCATTGGCCAACATCAATGCTTTAGTCCCTTGTGGCACCAGATTCAACCGCTCCTTTGACATCTAGCTTTCAGGGCCTCATACTCTTCGTCCACTTTCTTTTGTATCTCAAATAGCATCTCAGAGGTCAAATGCCTAAACCTACCTTGTAACATCAGATATTCCTCCACGGGCTTGTTCTTGATGTCCTTGGAAAGCGTCATTACGCCGTTCTCGTACTCGTAGAGCGGAAATATACCAGTTTGTGTTGCTAAGCGAGCCACCTCTACCGATTTGGAAGTAGGAATCTTCCAGCCAGGAGGACAAGGAGACAGCGCATGAATGAACTTGGGTCCCTTAATGCATCTTGACTTCTTAATTTTGGCGATTAGATCTTCGGGATAAGCTATGGAGACCGTGGCTCCGTAGACTATCCCATTTGCGATAAGCATATCCATGATTCGCTTCTTTCCAATATTTCTCCATTCCCTCTTTTTCCCTCCTGGATCAGTATTGGTCCAAGCATAGAGAGGCGTGCATCCGGAGGTCTGGACGCCTGTGTTCATGTATGCTTCGTTATCATACATTATATAAAGGAAGTCTGTCCGGCGGTCAATCGCACCAGATAATGATTGTAACCCAATATCCGCTGTGCCACCATCTCCAGCCCAGCCCACAACAGTAACATCATCTATTCCTTTTATCTCGAGGGCGGCACGAATGCCAGAACTCACTGCTCCAGTGCATTCGAAAGCATGGTCAACTACAGGAACTTTTAAAGCGGCTCTGGGCCAGACTCCTTGAACCACAGACCAGCAACAAGCAGGTGAATTTATGATTGTCTTTGGGCCTAAGGCTTTTAGACAAAATCTAGCTAGCAAAGTGGCTCCGCAGCCGGCACAGCCCGAATGTCCTTTGCTTAAATATTCTTCTTTAGGGATGGTGAATTTAGACATTTCACCACCTCATACTTCCATCCTTCAGCCCCACCCAATCCACTTGATTCGATGCTAAGCCGCTTCTACGCAGAGTTAAAAGATCATCAAATATCTTCTCGAAATCTGTTTCAGTCACATCTCTTCCGCCTAAGCCCCCTATGTAACCTTTAACCTTGAGATCTGCTGCCAAAGAGAATAATGCATTCCGAACCTCACTATATATCGCACCTCCATAGCCAAAAGTGTAGCTGCGGTCGAATACTCCGATTGTTCGAACATTCTCAGCGAGCTTTAGGAGCTCCTCATTAGGGAATGGACGGAAAACTCGCATCTTTGCCACACCCACTTTTTTGCCTCGCTCTCGCATGCGGTCCGCAGCTACTTTTGCCGTACCTGCAGCTGATCCAGTTATGATAAGGACTGCTTCTGCGCCCTCGCAGCGATAACTTTCAATTAGACTTGAGTAATCGCGACCAAAAGCTTTGCTAAATGCGGATCCTGCCTCTGCGAACTTCTTTTTTGCCTTCTCCATCGCCAGGTAATTATTATAACGAAATTCCATGGTCCAATCCGGCATGACTAAGCTTCCGTATCTTCGAGGTTTACGAAAGTTCACCTTAACATCTGGATTAAAAGGGGGCAGGAAGAAATCGACCTCCTCTTTGGCAGGAATGTCTACTTTTTCAAAGGTATGGGAAAGAATGAAGCCATCTTCGATGACCATTGTAGGTAGCATTACCTCTTTATCTTCTGCTACTTTGTATGCCAATAATATCAAATCTAAAGCTTCCTGATTATTTTCGCAGAAAAATTGCATCCAGCCAGTATCCCTCTCTCCAATGACATCCATATGGTCTGTCCAAATATTCCAAGGAGGTCCTAAAGAGCGTGAAACCACGGTCATTACGATAGGACGCCGCGCCCCTGCGGCCCAGAACAACATCTCATGCATTAGCGCAAGACCCTGGGAAGAGGTGGCTGTAAACGTCCTTGCTCCCATATAAGATGCTCCGATAAGGGCTGCCATCGCACTATGTTCGCTTTCGACCTTGATGTATTTGGCCTTAATCTCGTCATTGGCCACCATCTCGGCTAGTTTCTCAGATATCGAAGTTTGAGGAGTTATTGGATAAGCCGCAACGACTTCGACTCCGGCGAGCATTGCTGCCTTAGCAGCTGCCACATTTCCTGTCATTAAATCTATCATATTGCATCCTCCCTCATCATGGAAATAGCTCCCACCGGGCATTCATTGGAGCAGATACCGCAACCCTTGCAATGGTCCAGATCCACACGAGGATAATCGCCTTCTTCCCTTACCTCTATGCTTACATCTGGGCAGAATTTCCAACATGTGTAACAACGGGTACATTTTTTCAAGTCAATCACTGGTTGAAGTGTGCGCCAAGTACCTGTGCGTACGCTTTCAGTGCTTTGTAATGTATAGCTCGACTGGGGTAGATCCCTATATGTCTCCATCTACCACACCCCCTTTACGCTCTCATAAGCCTCCCTTGCCGCTGCTGCATTTTCCTCCCTATTTCCTGGAGATGCTTTCATGATGCTCTCAATGATTTTTTCCAACGGTATTTGAGGACAAATTCTAGAAAATGCACCCAATATGGCTGTGTTCACTATCGGTGCTGTCTCTGAGCCCAAATCATGCCGGAGAGCTATTCTTGTGGCATCTACTGTGGCTACACGAGGCCATTTCTGGTTCAAATTTTCACGTCGCTCATCGGGGGTGTTAATCAAAATAATACCATCTGGCTTAAGACCATGAAGTACATTTGTCATTGTGAGAAGATCTGAGTCTAAGACTATTACATAGTCAGGATAGTATATTTCTGCATGCGTGCGAATTGGCTTCAGATCGATGCGGCAGAATGATGTCACAGGTGCGCCTCTTCTTTCCACACCAAAAAAAGGGAAAGCGGCTGCATGCAGTCGATTTAAAACGGCTGCTCGCGCAAGGAGCTCTGATGCTATTACTGCACCTTGCCCTCCTCTGCCGTGAAATCTCACTTCTATCACAATATCAAATTTAGTCTAGGCTTTCTGAATATATAGTTATCATCTATAATCATGTCACTGGCTATCAATGTGCAAACACAAAAATAATAATAATGCACTTTTCTTTTTAACCACTAATGAGTTTGCACAACCTGCACTTTCGAGCCTTTTGCCATGCTACTGAGGATGAAGGAAAAGTGATGAAGGCTTTAATTTTCGCCTCTGGTTGTGAAGAAAATAATGTAGGGCGTATGAAATGTGAAGGACATCATGGCAACCCGATAATAATCTTAGATGTTGATATTCGTTCATCCATTGAAATCAGAAAAGTTTTCAGTAGATTATCAAAAAGAGATTTACAAACGCTCATTGATGATCTCGAAAGAAGAGTCGATGAAGAATGTTCCTTCTTTTTTAGATTGGATAAGCAAAATGCGTTCGAAGGAATAATGATTTTAGGAGAAAAAAATGAGGGCAACGATGTCATTGCTGTACATGGAAAAATAAAAACTTATCCAAAAAGCAGAAAACGAGCGCTTGAAACAATGAAAGAATATCTAATATCTATCGCTTAAGCCCAATATTCGATTAATAATTTTTGAAAATTTTTAATGAAATTTATAATTTAATATTGTGATAATAAATAAAAAAATATTTATTAAATATATTTTTATATTATTTGAAATGGAACCGATTTCCAAAATAATGTAATTTGCTTAGCCCTTTTTTCTGCATTTTAAAAAAATATATTTGACAATGATACGGATGATAATGATATCGAAGAATTATTGTTAATAAACTCTACCTGAAACTATGACCCTTTAGGAAGTATTTAGATCTTTTAAAACAATGGTAAAGTTTATTCATATGGCAAGCATCACACGCCACAAGCAGGGGTAGCCAAGCTTGGCCAACGGCGCAGGACTTAGGATCCTGTCCTTAGTGGTCCGTGCGTTCAAATCGCACCCCCTGCACATTTTTAGTCTTAAATTTTATAAAATAAAAATATAATAATAAAAATGTATTGAAATTTACTAGGTGCTTAGTTGATTTTGACCACTAAGTTTTTCATATATCATCCAAATTTTATGAAAAAATTTAGGATTCAGGTGAAGTGAGTGGATTTAAAATAGAAGCTTGCTTTTGCTTTACTACTTAGGCTAAAGAGATAAGCTTAAAAAATGTTTAAAATAGATTCATAAAATTGAATAAATAAATTAAAATACATGATCTATCGTATAAAAATCTAACCCAATGATTAAACGTTCCAATAGGTCAACAGCAAAGACTACTATAGATCATGGAAACCTGATTTAAATTTTATATAATACAAACTAATAATTATGTATTATAAGGCG
This genomic stretch from Methanomassiliicoccales archaeon harbors:
- the iorB gene encoding indolepyruvate ferredoxin oxidoreductase subunit beta translates to MTFNILIVGVGGQGVLLASRVFGEAAMSEGHEVAMSEVHGMAQRGGSVSAVVRFGRGTISPLIPKAGADLILGFEPVETYRALQYANENTMIVTDVQKIIPITVTAGSESYPEVEKLITAMRDAGFSVLPLEATRLAEKAGSKLTVNSVLIGAVSALKGFPLSEESLRSALIASVPEKAKKINEQAFDLGREAVKL
- the iorA gene encoding indolepyruvate ferredoxin oxidoreductase subunit alpha yields the protein MSKERLNLVPQGTKALMLANEAIARACLEAGVAVAATYPGTPSSEIGGYLESMSKHTGMYFEYSINEKVALEVGAAAAVSGLRSFVFFKHVGLNVASDPFMSLGYVGVRKGMVVLSADDPSMHSSQNEQDSRFYARLAGVPMIEPATPAEAKEMVHVGFEISEKLETPVLLRTSTRVNHARGIVELRALPNISRKGHFEKDPFRFVPVPAVARKGRIRQLECMKSALAISEESPLNFEIGDGSVGIIASGVAYTYAKEFIEDACILKLGFTWPLPEYKVKKFLRRFDRVIVFEELAPLVEEHVQRMAREEGCQTQVLGKLSGHLPMAFEYTPDTVLALREQISVKNMKKTPKFESIPLPTRPPVLCAGCPHRATFYAVKKALNGREAIFSTDIGCYTLGLNPPLNSADFLLCMGSSVGAAGGFAESTDQKVIAFIGDSTLFHSGIPGIINAVFNKHHFLLVVLDNGTTAMTGHQPHPGTGRSSPSPTTPVDIEMMLKGLGVHNIGTVDPYDLSATIQAIKTALDTDEFSAIISRRPCPLALMRRGKLERKAFIIDKSKCVRCRTCFTKFTCPALSWDGIDVSIISELCIGCGCCAQVCPKRAIEVSK
- a CDS encoding thiamine pyrophosphate-dependent enzyme, whose product is MSKFTIPKEEYLSKGHSGCAGCGATLLARFCLKALGPKTIINSPACCWSVVQGVWPRAALKVPVVDHAFECTGAVSSGIRAALEIKGIDDVTVVGWAGDGGTADIGLQSLSGAIDRRTDFLYIMYDNEAYMNTGVQTSGCTPLYAWTNTDPGGKKREWRNIGKKRIMDMLIANGIVYGATVSIAYPEDLIAKIKKSRCIKGPKFIHALSPCPPGWKIPTSKSVEVARLATQTGIFPLYEYENGVMTLSKDIKNKPVEEYLMLQGRFRHLTSEMLFEIQKKVDEEYEALKARCQRSG
- a CDS encoding transketolase C-terminal domain-containing protein, producing MIDLMTGNVAAAKAAMLAGVEVVAAYPITPQTSISEKLAEMVANDEIKAKYIKVESEHSAMAALIGASYMGARTFTATSSQGLALMHEMLFWAAGARRPIVMTVVSRSLGPPWNIWTDHMDVIGERDTGWMQFFCENNQEALDLILLAYKVAEDKEVMLPTMVIEDGFILSHTFEKVDIPAKEEVDFFLPPFNPDVKVNFRKPRRYGSLVMPDWTMEFRYNNYLAMEKAKKKFAEAGSAFSKAFGRDYSSLIESYRCEGAEAVLIITGSAAGTAKVAADRMRERGKKVGVAKMRVFRPFPNEELLKLAENVRTIGVFDRSYTFGYGGAIYSEVRNALFSLAADLKVKGYIGGLGGRDVTETDFEKIFDDLLTLRRSGLASNQVDWVGLKDGSMRW
- a CDS encoding 4Fe-4S binding protein, which encodes METYRDLPQSSYTLQSTESVRTGTWRTLQPVIDLKKCTRCYTCWKFCPDVSIEVREEGDYPRVDLDHCKGCGICSNECPVGAISMMREDAI
- a CDS encoding 2-oxoacid:acceptor oxidoreductase family protein, whose amino-acid sequence is MIEVRFHGRGGQGAVIASELLARAAVLNRLHAAAFPFFGVERRGAPVTSFCRIDLKPIRTHAEIYYPDYVIVLDSDLLTMTNVLHGLKPDGIILINTPDERRENLNQKWPRVATVDATRIALRHDLGSETAPIVNTAILGAFSRICPQIPLEKIIESIMKASPGNREENAAAAREAYESVKGVW
- a CDS encoding RNA-binding domain-containing protein — translated: MSLHNLHFRAFCHATEDEGKVMKALIFASGCEENNVGRMKCEGHHGNPIIILDVDIRSSIEIRKVFSRLSKRDLQTLIDDLERRVDEECSFFFRLDKQNAFEGIMILGEKNEGNDVIAVHGKIKTYPKSRKRALETMKEYLISIA